One Panicum virgatum strain AP13 chromosome 3N, P.virgatum_v5, whole genome shotgun sequence DNA segment encodes these proteins:
- the LOC120664708 gene encoding histone chaperone ASF1B-like has translation MSAVNITNVAVLDNPTAFLNPFQFEISYECLVPLDDDLEWKLIYVGSAEDENYDQQLESVLVGPVNVGTYRFVLQADPPDPSKIREEDIIGVTVLLLTCSYMGQEFMRVGYYVNNDYDDEQLREEPPAKVLIDRVQRNILADKPRVTKFPINFHPEPSTSAGQQQQEPQTASPENHTGNGDGSKPEADQ, from the exons atgagcGCCGTGAACATCACCAACGTGGCGGTGTTGGACAACCCCACCGCCTTCCTCAACCCCTTCCAGTTCGAGATCTCCTACGAGTGTCTCGTGCCCCTCGACGACG ATCTGGAATGGAAGCTTATATATGTTGGATCAGCAGAAGATGAAAATTATGATCAACAACTTGAGAGCGTGCTTGTTGGGCCTGTCAATGTTGGGACCTACCGTTTCGTGCTCCAG GCTGACCCACCGGATCCCTCAAAGATCCGTGAGGAAGACATAATTGGTGTGACTGTGCTGCTATTGACATGCTCTTACATGGGCCAGGAGTTCATGAGAGTAGGTTACTACGTGAACAATGATTATGACGATGAGCAATTGAGAGAAGAGCCTCCAGCAAAGGTGCTAATTGACAGGGTGCAGAGAAATATCTTGGCGGACAAGCCCCGTGTCACCAAGTTCCCTATCAACTTCCATCCTGAACCCAGTACAAGTGcgggacagcagcagcaggaacccCAGACAGCCTCGCCAGAAAACCACACAGGCAATGGTGATGGAAGCAAGCCTGAAGCTGACCAATGA
- the LOC120664709 gene encoding transcription factor RAX1-like, producing MGRAPCCDKGSVKRGPWSPEEDEQLRSYVRRHGIGGNWIALPQKAGLNRCGKSCRLRWLNYLRPDIKHGGYTEQEDRVILSLYSSIGSRWSIIASKLPGRTDNDVKNYWNTKLKKKAVAAASNGAFASPATSSVTSSSGDARFAAYPPQPQAQQQQGLIRFDAPRSTELAPVPPVAQLGGAAWASPAAASGAVAALDDDVFLPDLVGGGGGVEQLFPYGDFYAGLQDRALELSACYFPNMAEMWGAAASDAKPQGLCNTLT from the exons ATGGGGCGCGCGCCGTGCTGCGACAAGGGGAGCGTGAAGCGGGGGCCCTGGtcgccggaggaggacgagcagCTGCGGAGCTACGTCCGGCGCCACGGCATCGGCGGCAACTGGATCGCCCTGCCGCAGAAAGCAG GGCTGAACCGGTGCGGCAAGAGCTGCCGGCTCCGGTGGCTCAACTACCTGCGGCCGGACATCAAGCACGGCGGCTACACGGAGCAGGAGGACCGGGTCATTCTGTCGCTCTACAGCTCGATCGGGAGCAG GTGGTCGATCATCGCGTCCAAGCTCCCCGGCCGGACCGACAACGACGTCAAGAACTACTGgaacaccaagctcaagaagaaggccgtggcggcggccagcAACGGAGCCTTCGCCTCGCCCGCCACCTCGTCCGTGACCAGCTCGAGCGGGGACGCGCGCTTCGCCGCGTACCCGCCGCAGCCacaggcgcagcagcagcaggggctgATCCGCTTCGACGCGCCGCGGAGCACCGAGCTCGCGCCCGTGCCGCCCGTCGCGCAGCTGGGTGGTGCCGCGTGGGCGTCGCCCGCGGCAGCGAGTGGCGCCGTGGCGGCGCTGGACGACGACGTGTTCCTGCCCGatctcgtcggcggcggcggcggcgtcgagcagcTGTTCCCGTACGGCGACTTCTACGCCGGGCTGCAGGACCGGGCTCTGGAGCTCTCGGCGTGCTACTTCCCCAACATGGCCGAGATGTGGGGCGCCGCTGCCTCCGACGCCAAGCCGCAGGGCCTCTGCAACACCTTGACATAG
- the LOC120664707 gene encoding syntaxin-71-like, with the protein MTVIDILTRVDAICQKYDKYDVDKRNGANVAGDDPFARLYASVDADVNQCVEKAEAAKQEKNRAAVVALNAEIRRTKAKLLEEDLPKLQRLAVKKVKGLTKEEIATRSDLVAALPARIQSIPDGSSTATKKNGTWGASGSRTGGAIQFDTTADGNFDDEYFKGTEESNQFRREYEMRRMKQDEGLDAIGEGLETLKNMASDMNEELDRQVPLMDEMDDKVDRANADLKNTNVRLKETVLQLRSSRNFCIDIILLCVILGIAAYLYNVLKK; encoded by the exons ATGACCGTGATCGACATCCTCACGCGGGTTGACGCGATCTGCCAGAAGTACGACAAGTACGATGTCGACAAGCGCAACGGCGCcaacgtcgccggcgacgaccccTTCGCCCGCCTCTACGCCTCCGTAGACGCCGACGTCAACCAATGCGTCGAG AAAGCGGAGGCGGCGAAGCAAGAGAAGAACAGGGCCGCGGTTGTGGCGCTCAACGCTGAGATCCGGCGCACCAAGGCCAAGCTCCTCGAGGAGGACCTGCCAAAGCTGCAGCGCCTCGCCGTGAAGAAG GTGAAAGGGCTCACCAAAGAGGAAATTGCGACCCGCAGTGATCTGGTTGCCGCATTACCTGCAAGAATACAGTCAATCCCGGATGGTAGTTCTACTGCCACAAAGAAAAATGGAACTTGGGGAGCCTCAGGATCTCGCACTGGAGGAGCCATACAGTTCGACACTACTGCTG ATGGGAACTTTGACGATGAGTACTTTAAGGGGACAGAAGAATCGAACCAGTTCCGCCGGGAATATGAGATGCGCAGAATGAAACAG GATGAAGGTTTGGATGCTATTGGTGAAGGGCTGGAAACTCTGAAAAACATGGCATCTGACATGAATGAG GAATTGGACAGACAAGTTCCTTTGATGGATGAAATGGATGACAAG GTGGATAGAGCGAATGCAGATTTGAAGAATACTAACGTTAGACTGAAGGAGACTGTTCTTCAG CTGAGATCGAGTCGCAACTTTTGCATTGATATCATCCTTCTCTGTGTCATTCTTGGTATTGCGGCCTACCTTTACAA CGTGCTAAAAAAGTGA